In Actinobacillus indolicus, a single genomic region encodes these proteins:
- the aldA gene encoding aldehyde dehydrogenase: MKTLPMYINGEFVISNSGKTFDVLNPATEEVIGVITKGTVEDAQAAIDAAEAAQDAWAALPAIQRAGYLRKIADGIRARAEEIAKVISSEMGKVLPLARVEVNFTADYIDYMSEWARRYEGEIIQSDRPNEHIFLYKKPIGVTTGILPWNFPFFLIARKMAPALVTGNTIVLKPSVDSPINAVLFSEVVHSVGLPKGVFNVVHGSGSDVGNELAANPKVGLISLTGSEPAGRKVMEAASQNITKVNLELGGKAPAIVFADADLDLAANAIVASRVINSGQVCNCAERVYVQREIKDAFVAKLVERMQKVRSGNPLEDETLDMGPMVNKQGLDHAQAMVDAAVQAGGRVLTGGKAVEGKGYYFEPTVIDNVDNSMDILRSEIFAPVIPVATFDTVDEVIALANDCEYGLTSSVYTQNINKAMKVVSRLKFGETYVNRENFEAMQGFHAGWRKSGIGGADGKHGLEEYLQTHVVYLQYDDKI, encoded by the coding sequence ATGAAGACATTACCAATGTATATTAACGGTGAATTTGTTATTTCCAATAGCGGTAAAACCTTTGACGTTTTAAACCCAGCAACAGAAGAAGTAATTGGTGTCATTACCAAAGGCACTGTAGAGGATGCTCAAGCAGCCATTGATGCCGCAGAAGCTGCACAAGATGCATGGGCGGCATTGCCTGCAATTCAACGTGCGGGTTATCTACGTAAAATTGCTGATGGCATTCGTGCAAGAGCGGAAGAAATTGCAAAGGTGATTTCATCTGAAATGGGGAAAGTGTTACCACTTGCTCGTGTGGAGGTGAATTTCACCGCAGATTACATTGATTATATGTCTGAATGGGCTCGCCGCTATGAAGGAGAAATTATTCAAAGTGATCGCCCGAATGAGCATATTTTCCTCTATAAAAAACCAATTGGGGTAACTACAGGTATTCTCCCTTGGAACTTCCCGTTCTTCCTCATTGCACGCAAAATGGCACCAGCATTGGTGACGGGTAATACTATCGTTTTAAAACCAAGTGTTGATTCACCAATCAATGCCGTGTTGTTCTCCGAGGTGGTACATAGTGTTGGATTACCAAAAGGGGTCTTTAACGTTGTGCATGGCTCAGGATCTGATGTAGGTAATGAATTAGCAGCAAATCCAAAAGTAGGCTTGATTTCACTCACAGGCAGTGAACCTGCTGGACGTAAAGTCATGGAAGCAGCAAGTCAAAACATCACCAAAGTGAACCTTGAACTTGGTGGTAAAGCGCCTGCGATCGTCTTTGCTGATGCAGACTTAGATTTAGCAGCCAATGCGATTGTAGCTTCTCGTGTGATTAACTCTGGACAAGTGTGTAACTGTGCTGAGCGTGTTTATGTTCAACGTGAAATTAAAGATGCTTTTGTAGCAAAATTAGTTGAACGTATGCAAAAAGTCCGTTCAGGTAATCCATTAGAAGATGAAACCTTAGATATGGGGCCAATGGTAAATAAACAAGGTTTAGATCATGCTCAAGCGATGGTTGATGCCGCCGTACAAGCGGGTGGACGTGTGTTAACGGGGGGTAAAGCGGTTGAAGGCAAAGGTTATTACTTTGAACCAACCGTCATTGATAATGTAGATAACAGCATGGATATTCTCCGTTCTGAAATTTTTGCTCCTGTTATCCCTGTTGCAACTTTCGATACCGTTGATGAAGTGATTGCACTGGCAAATGACTGTGAATATGGTTTAACTTCTTCTGTTTACACACAAAATATCAATAAAGCGATGAAAGTGGTTTCTCGCTTAAAATTCGGTGAAACCTATGTAAACCGTGAAAACTTTGAGGCGATGCAAGGCTTCCATGCAGGTTGGCGTAAATCAGGTATTGGCGGAGCGGACGGTAAACATGGTTTAGAAGAATACCTCCAAACCCATGTTGTTTATCTACAATATGATGACAAAATCTAA
- a CDS encoding NAD-dependent succinate-semialdehyde dehydrogenase gives MNRFTLLKQQAYINGLFIDALNNKTFSVTNPATREEICQVSDLGEKETEQAILAAEVAQKAWAKVLPKERANILRCWFELVMQNQEELAQILSLEQGKPIAESRGEIAYGASFIEWFAEEAKRIYGDILPSDKTNHRLMVIKQPIGVVAAITPWNFPNAMITRKAAPALAAGCAVVVKPAAETPLSALALAELAHQAGLPKGLLNIVTSTDAVAVGKVLTESPIVRKVTFTGSTRVGKILMEQSACTVKKLALELGGNAPSIVFDDADLDNAVEGVFASKFRNSGQTCVCTNRIYVQEGIYEQFLAKFKQKMAQIKLGSANELGVTMGPLITQSAVEKVQRHIEDAVQKGATVMMGGKPSALGGTFFEPTLLRDATQSMLIAHEETFAPLAPIIRFEAEEEAIQMANDTEFGLASYLFTQDMSRIWRVSEALEYGIVGINEGLISNEIAPFGGVKESGLGREGSKYGLEEFLEMKYLCLKI, from the coding sequence ATGAATCGTTTTACATTATTAAAACAACAAGCTTATATCAATGGCCTTTTTATTGATGCTCTGAATAATAAAACGTTCTCTGTCACCAATCCTGCAACCCGTGAAGAAATTTGCCAAGTCTCAGATTTAGGGGAAAAAGAGACAGAACAAGCTATTCTTGCTGCTGAAGTTGCACAAAAAGCATGGGCGAAAGTATTACCTAAAGAGAGGGCAAATATCTTACGCTGTTGGTTTGAGTTGGTTATGCAAAACCAAGAAGAATTGGCTCAAATTTTGAGTTTAGAGCAAGGCAAGCCGATTGCCGAAAGTCGTGGTGAGATTGCTTATGGCGCTAGTTTTATTGAATGGTTTGCAGAAGAAGCCAAACGGATTTACGGTGATATTTTACCGTCGGATAAAACCAATCATCGGCTGATGGTGATTAAACAACCGATCGGTGTTGTCGCAGCTATCACTCCTTGGAATTTCCCTAATGCGATGATTACTCGTAAAGCCGCTCCAGCCTTGGCGGCAGGCTGTGCCGTTGTTGTGAAGCCTGCAGCAGAAACGCCCCTTTCAGCTTTAGCTTTGGCAGAGCTTGCTCATCAAGCGGGCTTACCGAAAGGGTTGTTAAATATTGTCACCAGTACTGATGCTGTTGCTGTGGGTAAAGTCCTTACCGAAAGCCCTATTGTGCGTAAAGTCACTTTTACAGGTTCTACTCGAGTTGGAAAAATTTTAATGGAACAATCCGCTTGTACTGTGAAAAAACTCGCTTTAGAACTGGGCGGAAATGCGCCGTCTATTGTGTTTGATGATGCAGACTTGGATAACGCCGTTGAAGGTGTTTTTGCTTCTAAATTCCGTAATAGTGGGCAAACCTGCGTTTGTACTAACCGAATTTATGTGCAAGAGGGTATTTATGAACAGTTTCTTGCAAAATTCAAACAGAAGATGGCTCAAATAAAATTAGGAAGTGCAAATGAACTAGGCGTCACAATGGGGCCTCTTATCACGCAATCTGCGGTAGAAAAAGTGCAACGCCATATTGAAGATGCGGTTCAAAAAGGCGCAACAGTCATGATGGGCGGAAAACCGAGTGCATTAGGTGGTACGTTCTTTGAGCCAACCTTGTTACGAGATGCGACACAATCTATGTTGATTGCTCATGAAGAGACCTTCGCTCCCCTCGCGCCAATTATCAGATTTGAAGCGGAAGAAGAGGCCATTCAAATGGCAAATGACACCGAGTTTGGTTTAGCCTCTTATCTCTTCACACAAGATATGAGCCGTATTTGGCGAGTATCAGAAGCACTAGAATATGGCATAGTGGGGATTAATGAAGGTTTGATCAGTAACGAAATCGCGCCTTTTGGCGGAGTAAAAGAGTCTGGTTTAGGCAGAGAAGGATCGAAATATGGTCTTGAAGAGTTTTTAGAAATGAAATATCTCTGTTTGAAAATCTAA
- a CDS encoding CDP-alcohol phosphatidyltransferase family protein, with translation MSIYALKPKFQDLLRPIVHQLDKLGVSANQVTLFAFWVSVFLGGFLSLFSFSSALFWLLPIWLFLRMAFNAIDGMLAREFNWKSKLGGYLNELTDVVADAALYLPFAFIAPFNGFQIGLFIFLAAMTEFCGVLGQAHGNGRRYDGPFGKSDRAFFIGALALWYAIAGKFHFLFNVLMWLACLALIITCYRRVKSGLAQD, from the coding sequence ATGAGCATTTATGCACTTAAACCTAAATTTCAGGATTTACTCCGTCCTATTGTCCACCAACTTGATAAACTGGGTGTTTCCGCCAATCAAGTAACCCTGTTTGCTTTCTGGGTTTCCGTTTTCCTTGGCGGATTTCTCAGTCTCTTTTCTTTCTCTTCCGCACTTTTTTGGTTGTTACCAATTTGGCTGTTTTTACGTATGGCATTTAATGCAATTGACGGTATGCTGGCACGTGAATTTAACTGGAAATCCAAGCTCGGCGGCTATTTAAACGAGCTTACCGATGTGGTCGCCGATGCGGCGCTTTACTTGCCCTTTGCCTTTATTGCACCGTTTAACGGCTTTCAAATCGGCTTATTTATCTTTCTTGCCGCAATGACAGAATTTTGCGGGGTATTAGGGCAGGCGCACGGTAACGGTCGTCGCTATGACGGGCCGTTTGGTAAAAGTGATCGCGCCTTTTTTATCGGTGCGTTAGCATTATGGTATGCCATTGCCGGTAAATTTCATTTTCTTTTCAATGTGCTGATGTGGTTGGCCTGTTTGGCACTTATCATTACCTGTTATAGACGTGTTAAAAGCGGTTTAGCTCAAGACTAA
- a CDS encoding bifunctional alpha/beta hydrolase/class I SAM-dependent methyltransferase, with protein MQNIDQEKYFTTADGTQLFYRYRPAKDGSQDKAIVLFHRGHEHSGRMMFVADELGFDDFAYFAWDARGHGLSPGERGDSPSLGTSVSDIQDFIQHIGREYGIQPENIAVIAQSVGAVLVSTWLHDYAPKIRCAVLASPAFKVKLYVPFARAGLKLMYKWRGNFFVNSYVKAHYLTHNKARQDSYNNDLLIARAISVRILLGLYDAAERVVADAQAITTPIQLMISGSDWVVHHKPQHDFYNRLGSHIKERHVLDGFYHDTLGEEQREAAFKEMRRFIRERFNQPLPVVDVTQAHIHSQSRIEADELATPLSPYSPRGAFWAAYRWLMKLGANWSEGLRIGKETGYDSGSTLDYVYRNEPQGTNKFGLMVDKNYLNAIGWRGIRQRKVNIGKAIHMAMATLRAESKPVHVLDIASGHGRYVLDALTEESLPDSVRLRDYSPINVAAGRKLIEERNLQRVVTFDEVNAYDRNNYRDLSPRPTLGIVSGLHELFADNDLILNSIYGFGDAIESGGYLIYTGQPWHPQLELIARCLTSHKEGSPDWVMRRRSQQEMDQLVEKAGFEKIHQWIDEDGIFTVSLAVKK; from the coding sequence ATGCAAAATATCGACCAAGAAAAATATTTCACGACTGCAGACGGCACTCAACTGTTTTATCGTTATCGCCCGGCAAAAGACGGTAGTCAGGACAAAGCGATAGTGTTATTTCACCGCGGACACGAGCATTCCGGACGGATGATGTTTGTTGCCGATGAACTGGGTTTTGATGATTTTGCCTATTTTGCTTGGGATGCGCGCGGGCACGGGTTAAGCCCGGGTGAGCGGGGTGACAGCCCGAGTTTGGGGACGTCGGTTTCCGATATTCAGGATTTTATTCAACATATCGGGCGGGAATATGGTATTCAGCCGGAAAATATTGCGGTGATTGCGCAAAGCGTCGGAGCGGTGTTGGTGTCGACGTGGCTGCATGATTACGCACCGAAAATTCGTTGTGCGGTATTGGCTTCACCGGCGTTTAAAGTGAAATTGTATGTGCCGTTTGCCCGTGCAGGATTGAAATTGATGTATAAATGGCGAGGCAATTTCTTTGTCAACAGTTACGTAAAAGCCCACTACCTGACGCACAATAAGGCGCGACAAGACAGTTATAACAACGATCTGTTGATCGCCCGTGCAATTTCCGTCCGTATTTTACTCGGATTATATGATGCGGCGGAGCGTGTCGTGGCTGATGCACAGGCAATTACCACACCGATTCAGCTAATGATTTCAGGCAGCGACTGGGTGGTTCACCATAAACCTCAGCATGATTTTTACAATCGTTTGGGCAGCCATATTAAAGAACGCCACGTATTAGACGGTTTTTATCACGATACCTTGGGTGAAGAGCAACGGGAAGCGGCATTTAAAGAAATGCGCCGTTTTATCCGTGAGCGTTTTAATCAACCGCTGCCCGTCGTGGATGTTACGCAGGCGCATATTCACAGCCAAAGCCGTATCGAAGCGGATGAATTGGCAACGCCATTGTCCCCGTATAGTCCGCGAGGGGCGTTTTGGGCGGCTTATCGCTGGTTGATGAAATTAGGTGCTAATTGGAGCGAAGGACTCAGAATCGGCAAAGAAACGGGATACGATTCGGGTTCAACTTTGGATTATGTATACCGCAATGAGCCGCAGGGAACGAATAAATTCGGGCTGATGGTCGATAAAAACTACTTGAATGCAATCGGTTGGCGCGGAATTCGGCAACGCAAAGTAAATATCGGCAAAGCGATTCACATGGCAATGGCAACACTTCGGGCGGAATCCAAACCGGTTCATGTATTAGATATTGCTTCCGGTCACGGGCGTTATGTGCTGGACGCATTAACGGAGGAAAGTTTGCCCGACTCAGTCCGTCTGCGGGATTACAGCCCGATTAACGTGGCGGCGGGGCGGAAGCTGATTGAAGAGCGCAATTTGCAACGGGTGGTGACCTTTGATGAAGTGAATGCGTATGATCGCAACAATTATCGTGATCTTTCTCCTCGTCCGACCTTGGGAATTGTCTCCGGTTTACATGAACTGTTTGCCGATAATGATTTAATATTGAACTCGATTTACGGTTTCGGTGATGCGATTGAATCCGGCGGTTACTTGATTTACACCGGGCAGCCTTGGCACCCACAGTTGGAGCTGATCGCCCGCTGTTTAACCAGCCATAAAGAGGGCAGTCCGGATTGGGTTATGCGCCGCCGTAGTCAGCAAGAGATGGATCAATTAGTGGAAAAAGCCGGTTTTGAAAAAATCCATCAATGGATTGATGAAGACGGCATATTTACCGTCAGCTTGGCAGTGAAAAAGTAA
- a CDS encoding phosphatase PAP2/dual specificity phosphatase family protein, with the protein MMKHLRHRLGYLLAVGMLFYASYGLSNWFTAQRADVPEIAYEWEQHIPFLAWTIVPYWSLNVMYSLAFFFARSRQELHRYITHLVVAQVIAVSCFLLFPLQFSWTKPETTGISGYLFASLATFDQPYNQAPSLHIILTVIVGMFYWRYLPRTWRIPLLLWLGLIAVSILTTYQHHFIDLPTGALVGWLVVWALPYEQPSPLQKWRRFDASRFAQMKWYLLGGIAVSVIAVVLGGSGFWLLWISVALFLVSYALYYGGIRVYQKQPNGKLSTAATVLLLPYLIGVRTNIAFWLRGKPKSSQVQTNLAIGSLTVAKQFDAVVDLCAEYPCIKPPANYVSVPMLDMATPTVDDLITAVYQVQQFHRQQYNVLVCCALGYGRSAAVILVWLVVYGGCQHLPQALERLRSIRPHVVLPLATEQVVLATIEYLQKNEEN; encoded by the coding sequence ATGATGAAACATCTGCGGCATCGTTTAGGCTATTTACTGGCAGTCGGCATGTTGTTTTACGCCAGTTACGGTTTAAGCAATTGGTTTACCGCACAACGGGCGGACGTGCCCGAAATCGCCTATGAATGGGAACAACACATTCCATTTTTAGCGTGGACTATCGTACCTTATTGGTCGCTCAACGTGATGTATTCACTTGCCTTCTTTTTTGCCCGTTCTCGTCAGGAACTGCACCGCTACATTACGCATTTAGTCGTGGCGCAAGTGATTGCGGTGAGCTGTTTTTTACTTTTCCCGTTACAATTTAGTTGGACAAAACCTGAAACAACAGGGATTTCAGGCTATTTATTCGCCTCGTTGGCAACTTTCGACCAACCTTATAATCAAGCCCCTTCTTTGCATATTATTTTAACCGTGATTGTCGGTATGTTTTATTGGCGCTATTTGCCGAGAACGTGGCGTATTCCGTTGCTGCTTTGGTTAGGGTTAATTGCCGTCTCTATTCTTACCACCTATCAACATCACTTTATTGATTTGCCGACGGGAGCATTGGTCGGTTGGTTAGTCGTTTGGGCATTGCCTTATGAGCAGCCGAGCCCGTTGCAGAAATGGCGACGGTTTGATGCCTCGCGCTTTGCGCAAATGAAATGGTATTTGCTCGGTGGGATTGCCGTAAGCGTTATCGCCGTGGTATTGGGCGGTAGCGGGTTTTGGTTATTGTGGATAAGTGTGGCATTATTTTTAGTCAGCTACGCGCTTTATTATGGCGGTATTCGTGTGTACCAAAAACAGCCGAACGGTAAACTGAGTACGGCAGCGACGGTATTATTATTGCCTTACCTTATTGGCGTTCGTACTAATATCGCCTTTTGGCTGAGGGGAAAACCGAAAAGCTCGCAGGTTCAAACGAACCTTGCGATCGGTAGCCTGACTGTCGCCAAACAGTTTGATGCGGTCGTTGACCTCTGTGCGGAATATCCTTGTATTAAACCGCCGGCTAACTATGTTTCCGTTCCAATGTTGGATATGGCGACACCTACTGTGGATGATTTGATTACCGCTGTATATCAAGTGCAACAATTTCATCGCCAACAGTATAATGTGTTAGTGTGTTGTGCCTTAGGCTACGGACGCAGCGCAGCGGTAATTCTCGTATGGTTGGTTGTCTACGGTGGCTGTCAACATTTACCGCAAGCTCTTGAACGATTACGCAGCATTCGTCCGCATGTCGTGTTGCCTTTGGCTACCGAACAAGTCGTACTTGCTACAATTGAATATTTACAAAAAAACGAGGAAAACTGA
- a CDS encoding lysophospholipid acyltransferase family protein, translated as MKQLIKKPLAWLTNHLLCRFVSFLTGIRTKSSHEMTFEPERKVYYSNHSSHGDFILVWNSLPARWRLQTRPVAAAEYWRVGRVKEFIIDSVFNALLIPRQSDDPQEITEQMSEALKKDSLIIFPEGTRNTDENVPLLPFKTGIYYLAKANPDVQFVPIWINNINRVLPKGKVLPVPLLCDVIIGEPLQLNEGEEKQAFLDRSHEALLALAPRGKEESI; from the coding sequence ATGAAACAGCTGATTAAAAAACCTTTAGCGTGGCTTACTAACCATTTGCTCTGCCGCTTTGTTTCGTTTTTAACCGGAATCCGTACCAAATCTTCCCATGAAATGACTTTTGAGCCGGAGCGTAAAGTTTACTATTCCAACCATAGTAGTCACGGTGACTTTATTTTAGTATGGAATTCATTGCCCGCTCGTTGGCGACTGCAAACCCGACCGGTTGCCGCCGCAGAATATTGGAGGGTGGGCAGAGTCAAAGAATTTATTATTGACAGTGTGTTTAATGCCTTATTGATTCCGCGTCAAAGTGATGATCCGCAAGAGATTACGGAGCAGATGAGTGAGGCATTGAAAAAAGATTCGTTGATCATCTTTCCCGAAGGCACACGCAATACCGATGAAAATGTACCGTTACTGCCGTTCAAAACCGGTATTTATTACCTTGCCAAAGCGAATCCGGACGTACAGTTTGTACCGATTTGGATTAACAATATTAACCGTGTGTTACCGAAAGGAAAAGTTCTGCCGGTGCCGCTGTTGTGTGATGTGATTATCGGAGAACCGTTGCAGTTGAACGAAGGTGAAGAAAAGCAGGCGTTTTTAGATCGTTCCCATGAGGCATTATTGGCATTAGCGCCGAGAGGTAAGGAGGAAAGTATATGA
- a CDS encoding phosphatidate cytidylyltransferase, protein MISQQVGYIFASVFAVLIIASVIGELLKQKYGAQNTTIVNLIDRINAWWAMVLVLFIAFLFGHIGTIILFFLISFVGLREFMTLVYRKQSDYYSMVVCFYLLLPIQYYFVWSQWYGMFSIFIPVYGFLILPIVASLSGNTEQFLARAAKTQWMAMICIFCLSHVPALLFLELDGFDSSNNILLLIFMIATVQASDVLQYIWGKSIGGPQIMPTLSPSKTISGTVGGIVSATGLAALMAPITPFSHWQAAGIGLVICLMGFFGGLVMSAIKRDHHVKDWGNMISGHGGMLDRVDSICFAAPIYFHVVRYFWNG, encoded by the coding sequence ATGATTTCTCAACAAGTCGGCTATATTTTTGCTTCAGTATTTGCCGTATTGATTATTGCCAGTGTGATTGGAGAGTTGTTGAAACAAAAATACGGGGCGCAAAATACGACGATCGTGAATCTGATTGATCGTATCAATGCATGGTGGGCAATGGTACTTGTGCTGTTTATTGCATTTTTGTTCGGGCATATCGGCACGATTATTTTATTCTTTTTAATTTCTTTCGTCGGATTACGCGAGTTTATGACCTTGGTTTATCGGAAACAAAGCGACTATTACAGTATGGTTGTCTGCTTTTATTTGTTGCTCCCGATACAATATTATTTTGTTTGGTCACAATGGTACGGAATGTTTTCGATTTTTATCCCGGTTTACGGCTTTTTGATTTTACCGATTGTCGCGAGTTTGAGCGGTAATACCGAGCAGTTTTTGGCGCGGGCGGCAAAAACGCAGTGGATGGCGATGATCTGTATTTTCTGTTTATCACATGTACCGGCATTGTTGTTCTTAGAATTGGACGGTTTTGACAGCAGTAACAATATTTTATTGTTAATTTTTATGATTGCGACGGTACAAGCGAGCGACGTGTTGCAATATATTTGGGGAAAGTCCATTGGCGGTCCCCAAATTATGCCGACCTTATCACCGTCTAAAACCATTTCCGGTACCGTAGGCGGTATTGTCTCCGCAACAGGGCTTGCCGCATTGATGGCGCCGATTACGCCGTTCAGCCATTGGCAAGCAGCGGGAATTGGTTTGGTTATTTGCCTGATGGGCTTTTTCGGCGGACTGGTAATGTCGGCGATTAAGCGGGATCATCATGTCAAAGATTGGGGAAATATGATCAGCGGACACGGCGGCATGTTGGACAGAGTCGATTCAATTTGCTTTGCCGCACCGATTTACTTCCATGTTGTGCGTTATTTTTGGAATGGGTAG
- a CDS encoding IS3 family transposase produces the protein MIEALKTNHALNDLLRVAKMPRSTFYYQQVKRDYTQAKEAILSLYHESKQRDGYRPLTLKLRQIGLGLNHKTVLKLMYELCIRSILRKKRNGKRGKTSHIAPNVLNRDFTATRLNQKWVTDVTEFQIGQEKLYFSPLMDLANREIIAYNFAARPKFSLVKRMLEQGLSQLKPTDCPIIHSDQGVLYGTAEWVKMLEGKAIQSMSRRGNCYDNAVIESFFAILKSECFYSRTYTSIAELQAEIEEYLVYYNQKRIKLDLKGLSPAQYRAQYLRE, from the coding sequence ATTATCGAAGCGTTAAAAACAAATCATGCATTAAATGATTTACTTCGCGTGGCTAAAATGCCGCGTTCAACCTTTTATTATCAACAGGTTAAGCGCGACTACACACAAGCGAAAGAGGCTATTTTATCGCTGTATCACGAGAGCAAACAGCGTGACGGCTATCGTCCTTTAACATTAAAATTGCGTCAAATCGGCTTGGGTTTGAATCACAAAACCGTGCTGAAATTGATGTACGAATTGTGTATTCGTTCAATATTACGTAAGAAACGAAACGGAAAACGCGGGAAAACGTCACATATTGCCCCGAACGTGCTGAATCGTGATTTTACGGCAACACGACTCAATCAAAAATGGGTGACCGATGTGACGGAATTTCAGATTGGGCAAGAAAAACTCTATTTTTCACCGCTGATGGATTTGGCTAATAGGGAAATTATTGCGTATAATTTTGCTGCACGTCCGAAGTTCTCATTGGTAAAAAGGATGTTAGAGCAAGGACTGAGTCAGCTCAAGCCGACAGATTGCCCAATTATTCACAGCGACCAAGGCGTGTTATACGGCACGGCTGAATGGGTAAAAATGTTGGAAGGCAAGGCAATACAAAGCATGAGCCGCCGAGGCAATTGCTATGACAACGCCGTGATTGAAAGCTTCTTTGCGATATTGAAATCAGAATGTTTTTACTCACGGACTTATACATCAATCGCCGAATTACAGGCAGAAATTGAAGAATATTTGGTGTATTACAACCAAAAACGAATTAAACTCGACTTAAAAGGATTGAGCCCGGCACAATACCGAGCTCAATATTTACGTGAATAA
- a CDS encoding helix-turn-helix domain-containing protein — MSHPYQFRLDIIKLVIEQDVGIREVAKLHHIPHSVVIHWLKAFRERGLDGVKFPYKKPQPPKIVKQKMKKKEIEVPEPTDLSPQAFKKLQRELAYLRAENAYLKKLEELDRQKQRQKKEKLSKR, encoded by the coding sequence ATGTCCCATCCTTATCAATTTCGTTTAGACATTATCAAATTGGTCATCGAGCAGGATGTTGGTATCCGCGAGGTGGCAAAACTTCATCACATTCCCCATTCTGTGGTAATTCATTGGCTAAAAGCCTTTCGTGAAAGAGGACTTGATGGCGTAAAATTCCCCTATAAAAAGCCTCAACCACCGAAAATAGTGAAACAGAAAATGAAAAAGAAAGAAATTGAAGTGCCGGAGCCAACCGACCTTTCGCCCCAAGCGTTTAAAAAACTGCAACGAGAGTTGGCTTATTTACGAGCGGAGAATGCTTACCTAAAAAAGTTGGAGGAGCTAGACCGTCAAAAACAACGGCAGAAAAAAGAGAAATTATCGAAGCGTTAA
- the glpC gene encoding anaerobic glycerol-3-phosphate dehydrogenase subunit GlpC has product MNNIQRLIEQAQQNTHSAVVHHGFDESFESCIKCTACTAVCPVSRNNPMYPGPKQSGPDGERLRLKSSELYDEALKYCTNCKRCEVACPSDVKIGDIIVRARNRHLDRQNKPLMHKLRDAILSNTDLMGKMNTPLAPIVNTITGLKATKFLLEKTIKVSRHRSLPKYSFGSFRNWYMKKEQERQALYREKVAYYHGCYVNYNNPQLGKELIDVFNAMDIGVVLLEKEKCCGLPLAVNGFPERAKGLAKFNLAELEKVVMKRELDVVGTSSSCTMNLRDEYHHVLGMDNAKVRPHVHIVTKYLYELFNQGKKPKFKQMPLRIAYHTACHVDKAGWAPYTLDVLKHIPGIEIVMLPSQCCGIAGTYGFKAENYETSQAIGNPLFEHINNGGFDYVVSECETCKWQIDMSTNLTCLHPITLLAMALER; this is encoded by the coding sequence ATGAACAACATTCAACGTTTAATCGAACAAGCTCAACAAAATACCCATTCTGCCGTTGTTCATCACGGTTTTGATGAGTCCTTTGAAAGTTGCATTAAATGTACCGCTTGTACGGCGGTTTGCCCTGTTTCGCGTAATAACCCGATGTATCCAGGCCCGAAACAATCTGGCCCAGATGGTGAGCGTTTACGCTTAAAAAGCTCTGAACTTTATGATGAAGCACTCAAATACTGCACCAACTGCAAACGTTGCGAAGTAGCTTGTCCGTCTGATGTCAAAATTGGTGACATTATCGTACGAGCGAGAAACCGTCATTTAGATCGCCAAAACAAACCGCTAATGCACAAACTGCGTGATGCGATTTTAAGTAATACCGATCTGATGGGTAAAATGAATACCCCTTTGGCTCCGATTGTGAATACCATTACGGGTCTAAAAGCAACCAAATTCTTGCTTGAAAAAACCATTAAAGTGAGCCGTCATCGCTCATTGCCAAAATATTCATTTGGCTCATTCCGTAACTGGTATATGAAAAAAGAGCAAGAACGCCAAGCCCTTTACCGTGAAAAAGTGGCGTACTATCACGGCTGTTATGTGAACTATAACAATCCACAACTTGGCAAAGAGCTGATTGATGTATTTAACGCCATGGACATCGGCGTTGTGCTACTCGAAAAAGAGAAATGCTGTGGCTTGCCATTGGCTGTAAATGGTTTCCCTGAAAGAGCAAAAGGATTAGCGAAATTCAACCTGGCGGAACTTGAAAAAGTAGTGATGAAGCGAGAGCTTGACGTAGTGGGAACATCATCAAGCTGTACAATGAATTTGCGTGACGAATATCATCACGTTCTAGGCATGGATAATGCCAAAGTCCGCCCACACGTTCATATCGTCACCAAATATCTCTATGAACTGTTTAATCAAGGCAAAAAACCAAAATTCAAACAGATGCCATTACGCATTGCGTATCACACCGCTTGTCACGTTGATAAAGCAGGCTGGGCGCCTTACACCCTTGATGTATTAAAACATATCCCAGGGATTGAAATCGTGATGTTGCCATCACAATGTTGCGGTATTGCAGGGACTTACGGCTTCAAAGCGGAAAACTACGAAACCTCACAAGCCATCGGCAATCCGTTGTTCGAACACATCAACAACGGCGGTTTTGACTATGTGGTGTCCGAGTGCGAAACCTGTAAATGGCAGATTGATATGTCCACCAACTTAACCTGCCTACACCCGATTACCTTGTTGGCGATGGCGTTGGAGAGATAA